In a genomic window of Ursus arctos isolate Adak ecotype North America unplaced genomic scaffold, UrsArc2.0 scaffold_61, whole genome shotgun sequence:
- the LOC113250039 gene encoding uncharacterized protein LOC113250039 isoform X6, which yields MPALWVEETRRPHSGGRVLRLQRYHERGPSSRPALGSVSSLSPLPRGRGPSIARSSAPAARQLSARSCPGPVVRACSGSKSAAEKDRPGWPQPLAVGSGPRPTSPSQERQEPPLQPALLRLLHNPCIPAIHYPPSQIGGFQSH from the exons ATGCCGGCCCTTTGGGTGGAGGAGACGCGCAGACCGCATTCCGGCGGGAGGGTCCTGCGTCTGCAAAGGTACCACGAGAGGGGCCCCTCTTCGAGGCCAgcgctgggctctgtgtcctcccTTTCGCCCCTCCCCAGAGGCCGAGGGCCCAGCATCGCTCGGTCGTCAGCTCCAGCCGCCCGGCAGCTTTCGGCGAGATCGTGCCCGGGGCCGGTGGTCCGTGCGTGCAGTGGTTCCAAGTCCGCGGCGGAGAAAGAC agACCTGGGTGGCCTCAGCCCTTAGCTGTGGGCTCTGGGCCCCGTCCTACATCTCCCTCTCAAG AGCGTCAAGAACCACCTCTGCAGCCTGCCTTGCTAAGGTTACTGCATAATCCTTGCATTCCTGCCATCCATTATCCACCTTCTCAAATTGGAGGGTTTCAGAGTCACTAG
- the LOC113250039 gene encoding NF-kappa-B-activating protein-like isoform X4 produces MAPVSGSRSPEGEASGSGGKRRSSSRSPKPSRSARSPRGRRSRSSSRSHSCSRNGLSHQLGGFSQGSRHQSYRSRSRSRSRERPSALRGNPFASASSTAYYGGYSRPYGSDKPWPSLLDKEREESLRQKRLSERERIGELGAPEVWGLSPKNPEPEASRTTSAACLAKVTA; encoded by the exons ATGGCTCCGGTGTCGGGTTCGCGCAGCCCTGAGGGGGAGGCCTCGGGCTCCGGGGGAAAGCGTCGCAGTTCGTCGAGGAGCCCTAAACCCAGCAGATCCGCCCGCTCCCCGCGGGGCCGCCGCTCGCGCTCGAGCTCGCGCTCGCACTCGTGCTCTCGGAATGGTCTCAGCCATCAGCTGGGCGGCTTCAGTCAGGGGTCGCGACACCAGTCCTACCGATCCCGCTCGCGGTCACGCTCCCGGGAGCGGCCCTCTGCGCTGCGGGGCAACCCCTTCGCGTCAGCCTCCTCGACCGCGTATTATGGCGGCTACTCGCGCCCCTACGGGAGCGACAAGCCGTGGCCTAGCCTTCTggacaaggagagggaggagagcctGCGGCAGAA GAGattaagtgagagagagaggattggaGAATTGGGAGCTCCTGAAGTATGGGGACTTTCTCCAAAGAATCCAGAACCAGA AGCGTCAAGAACCACCTCTGCAGCCTGCCTTGCTAAGGTTACTGCATAA
- the LOC113250039 gene encoding NF-kappa-B-activating protein-like isoform X1: MAPVSGSRSPEGEASGSGGKRRSSSRSPKPSRSARSPRGRRSRSSSRSHSCSRNGLSHQLGGFSQGSRHQSYRSRSRSRSRERPSALRGNPFASASSTAYYGGYSRPYGSDKPWPSLLDKEREESLRQNYLLAVFVKKQPASYWTILIKRCQNFLGEICICTFRRSIIYLTSTDEAGGSRDENVTVLTACHTSPCIYSPSWVISITLLGSFFKWET, encoded by the exons ATGGCTCCGGTGTCGGGTTCGCGCAGCCCTGAGGGGGAGGCCTCGGGCTCCGGGGGAAAGCGTCGCAGTTCGTCGAGGAGCCCTAAACCCAGCAGATCCGCCCGCTCCCCGCGGGGCCGCCGCTCGCGCTCGAGCTCGCGCTCGCACTCGTGCTCTCGGAATGGTCTCAGCCATCAGCTGGGCGGCTTCAGTCAGGGGTCGCGACACCAGTCCTACCGATCCCGCTCGCGGTCACGCTCCCGGGAGCGGCCCTCTGCGCTGCGGGGCAACCCCTTCGCGTCAGCCTCCTCGACCGCGTATTATGGCGGCTACTCGCGCCCCTACGGGAGCGACAAGCCGTGGCCTAGCCTTCTggacaaggagagggaggagagcctGCGGCAGAA ttacctcctggctgtgttcgtcaAAAAGCAACCAGCTTCCTACTGGACGATCCTCATCAAAAGATGTCAGAACTTCTTGGGTGAAATTTGCATTTGTACATTTAGAAGATCAATAATTTACCTTACGAGTACAGATGaagctgggggcagcagggatgAGAACGTGACTGTTCTTACAGCCTGTCATACTTCCCCCTGCATATATAGTCCAAGTTGGGTTATAAGTATAACCCTTTTAGGCTCTTTCTTCAAGTGGGAAACCTGA
- the LOC113250039 gene encoding NF-kappa-B-activating protein-like isoform X5 → MAPVSGSRSPEGEASGSGGKRRSSSRSPKPSRSARSPRGRRSRSSSRSHSCSRNGLSHQLGGFSQGSRHQSYRSRSRSRSRERPSALRGNPFASASSTAYYGGYSRPYGSDKPWPSLLDKEREESLRQKASRTTSAACLAKVTA, encoded by the exons ATGGCTCCGGTGTCGGGTTCGCGCAGCCCTGAGGGGGAGGCCTCGGGCTCCGGGGGAAAGCGTCGCAGTTCGTCGAGGAGCCCTAAACCCAGCAGATCCGCCCGCTCCCCGCGGGGCCGCCGCTCGCGCTCGAGCTCGCGCTCGCACTCGTGCTCTCGGAATGGTCTCAGCCATCAGCTGGGCGGCTTCAGTCAGGGGTCGCGACACCAGTCCTACCGATCCCGCTCGCGGTCACGCTCCCGGGAGCGGCCCTCTGCGCTGCGGGGCAACCCCTTCGCGTCAGCCTCCTCGACCGCGTATTATGGCGGCTACTCGCGCCCCTACGGGAGCGACAAGCCGTGGCCTAGCCTTCTggacaaggagagggaggagagcctGCGGCAGAA AGCGTCAAGAACCACCTCTGCAGCCTGCCTTGCTAAGGTTACTGCATAA
- the LOC113250039 gene encoding NF-kappa-B-activating protein-like isoform X3 — translation MAPVSGSRSPEGEASGSGGKRRSSSRSPKPSRSARSPRGRRSRSSSRSHSCSRNGLSHQLGGFSQGSRHQSYRSRSRSRSRERPSALRGNPFASASSTAYYGGYSRPYGSDKPWPSLLDKEREESLRQKRLSERERIGELGAPEVWGLSPKNPEPEERERTSRGERQAEGEAAPC, via the exons ATGGCTCCGGTGTCGGGTTCGCGCAGCCCTGAGGGGGAGGCCTCGGGCTCCGGGGGAAAGCGTCGCAGTTCGTCGAGGAGCCCTAAACCCAGCAGATCCGCCCGCTCCCCGCGGGGCCGCCGCTCGCGCTCGAGCTCGCGCTCGCACTCGTGCTCTCGGAATGGTCTCAGCCATCAGCTGGGCGGCTTCAGTCAGGGGTCGCGACACCAGTCCTACCGATCCCGCTCGCGGTCACGCTCCCGGGAGCGGCCCTCTGCGCTGCGGGGCAACCCCTTCGCGTCAGCCTCCTCGACCGCGTATTATGGCGGCTACTCGCGCCCCTACGGGAGCGACAAGCCGTGGCCTAGCCTTCTggacaaggagagggaggagagcctGCGGCAGAA GAGattaagtgagagagagaggattggaGAATTGGGAGCTCCTGAAGTATGGGGACTTTCTCCAAAGAATCCAGAACCAGA agagagagagcgcacaagcaggggggagcggcaggcagaaggagaagcagctccctgctga
- the LOC113250039 gene encoding NF-kappa-B-activating protein-like isoform X2 translates to MAPVSGSRSPEGEASGSGGKRRSSSRSPKPSRSARSPRGRRSRSSSRSHSCSRNGLSHQLGGFSQGSRHQSYRSRSRSRSRERPSALRGNPFASASSTAYYGGYSRPYGSDKPWPSLLDKEREESLRQKRLSERERIGELGAPEVWGLSPKNPEPEDRESASVGRSRQMEREKQTPS, encoded by the exons ATGGCTCCGGTGTCGGGTTCGCGCAGCCCTGAGGGGGAGGCCTCGGGCTCCGGGGGAAAGCGTCGCAGTTCGTCGAGGAGCCCTAAACCCAGCAGATCCGCCCGCTCCCCGCGGGGCCGCCGCTCGCGCTCGAGCTCGCGCTCGCACTCGTGCTCTCGGAATGGTCTCAGCCATCAGCTGGGCGGCTTCAGTCAGGGGTCGCGACACCAGTCCTACCGATCCCGCTCGCGGTCACGCTCCCGGGAGCGGCCCTCTGCGCTGCGGGGCAACCCCTTCGCGTCAGCCTCCTCGACCGCGTATTATGGCGGCTACTCGCGCCCCTACGGGAGCGACAAGCCGTGGCCTAGCCTTCTggacaaggagagggaggagagcctGCGGCAGAA GAGattaagtgagagagagaggattggaGAATTGGGAGCTCCTGAAGTATGGGGACTTTCTCCAAAGAATCCAGAACCAGA agacagagagagcgcatcAGTGGGgcgcagcaggcagatggagagggagaagcagactcccagctga